In Phoenix dactylifera cultivar Barhee BC4 unplaced genomic scaffold, palm_55x_up_171113_PBpolish2nd_filt_p 000885F, whole genome shotgun sequence, the DNA window gaacatattttttttgataaattccAAGGGAATgatgttttgaaagaaatttgataaaTTACCGCTTgcaatttatcaaaaaaaaagaaaagaaacatagcaaaattctatttttcatgaTAAATAGCAAAGGAAAATGCAACCTAGGTGGCTTGATGGTATTGTAATGGTAGTTGCATCTTACCCACCAACTAGTGTAGAGTTAACTCCTTGATACAATGGAACCTTCTCCATGCTTTTGCAATCCACCAATGAAAATCAACAATAGCATGGTTTAAGTGCCAATACACATAGATATGTGTCCTGCAGATATGTAAGTTCAAGATATTTGTAGAGTATACCAAAGACATCAATAGCATCCAAGGCATGAGCAAGCATATGCATTTTCCCTTCTATCTCATGGTATGCTTGCTTCTTAAGGTGCAGTTGCTGGCCATCCTAAAAGAGTATTTTACTGCGAAGCATGTATACCGTGAAGCCAATGGGGCTACGGATTGAGTGGCTGCTTATGTAGCCTGTCACTCCGGCGGCATCCTGTGGGTTGGAGATGGAGAGTTGCCCTTCGTACTCcgaggtatcctattttttgactttattgggtgtatccgtactcgtcaggtatgatccatccgtcctagcaaaaaaaaaaaaagaagagtatTTTACTCCTCAAAAACTACAATCCACTTTCTACCATGTTGTGTTCGAAACTGGGGAGATTGACTGCCGCACAACTGAAAAACATGtttgtaaaaataaataaaaagaacaagaagaagcaaTATTAACAACTACCAGAACTATGACAATAATAATTCTGACAAGTGTACCAACCGTCCAAGTCAGTAAAAATCTCTTGTTTTGGTACAGCAGATCCGAGTTTGTTCCTGCCCTCATTTTGATATTCAGCTTGGTTTCCATCCGTCCAAGTTCTCAAAAAAGTTGTAATAGTGATGACAGTAACAATAAAACAAGTGGTAAAGAAGAATGCAATCTGTGACAAGATCATAACTGTAACACGTCTTACTAGTGAATCATCTAGGGATCAAAATTAGATGCATGGAGTGAACCCATACAAATAGGCCGCATTGCTTGCGAGCCCATAACCTAGCTTTAAAAGATTCTCTGTTGAAGAGGCCTATTGTTTCCTCTTGTTAGGATGGTCAACTAATAATATACGCTGCGGAGTGAACTTATTGGCGTTAGTTTGTTGGCAGAATCCCAAGCAAACCGCCCTCTGGTCTTCTATTAACCATAAAATCAAAAGCCATATCGATCTCTCTTTCTCCACCTTCTTCCAAACCGTTTAAACccgtttttatatttttctctcttatATCTTCTCTTTTCACGAACGCGAATCTTTTCTCTCTTATTTGCTTCTGCTTTCAAGAGCACCATGGAGGAAACAGACCGAAAAGGAAAGAATGGCGATAACTCGAAAGCATTCGAAGACGGCGATCCTCTTGCCCTCTGCCTCTCTCCTCCGTCCTGCCGCCCTAATCCTCCAACCCCaccccctccccttcccccccttCCCCCGGGCCATCACAGCACTCcttccctccccctcctcccccgccgccacctcttcttctccccgaCTTCATCTCCGtcccctcctccgccgcctccgccgtcGCCGTAGCAGCCGACCCCCCTGCCCGCCCCCTCCGCGCCCGCCGCAAACACTCCCAGGGCCCCCGCGGCGCCCACAAGTCCGACACCGTCCCACCTCCCTTTTCTTGGGCAACCACTCGCCGCGCCACCGTCCACTCCCTCAACCATCTTCTCTCTCGGAACATCAAGAACATCTACGGCGACGCACAGTGCAAGCGCTGCGAGGCCTCCCAGGTCATCTCCTACGATCTTGTATCCAAGTTCAACGAGGTGGCGGCGTTCATCCGGGCGCGGAAGCATTGGATGCATGACCGCGCGCCGGCTGAGTGGATGACCCCGGCGTTCCCGGATTGCCGGTCCTGCGGGCAGCCCAACTGCATGCGCCCAGTGGTGGCGGCCAAGAAACGATCTATCAACTGGCTGTTCATGCTGTTAGGCCAAACCCTAGGATGTTGCACCCTGGATCAACTCAAGTACTTTTGCAAGCACACCAAGAACCACCGCACCGGGGCCAAGGACCGCATCCTCTACCTCACCTACCTTGGACTCTGCAAGCAGCTCGATCCTGCTGGACCCTTTGATCGGTGATCGGTCTCTCCAATCCACCAATGGATGATCATTGGCTGCTGTTTTTcgtgttcttttcttttcttcttttggcaTACCTAAAGCCAGAACAATTATTCAGGGTTAGATTTTGCTTGCCGATAGAGTTGAAACACAAAATCTCTTCTTGGTGGTGGCGTTGATATGATGCtaatgctcttctcttctttgtgcaGTAAGTGGTATATACGTAGGATTAGAGAACAAAGGGAGAGCAGAACGTGACATGTTGCACCTCGTTGTATCTTctgcttcctttctttcttatgGAGTTACTTATGAAACTATACTACTACTATTAATTACTTCTTATTAAGAGTATAGGTGATAGGCGTCGCTTCTAGTGCCGTTACCATCAGTGGAAATGAAGCTTCTTTGAATGTGATACGTGAGATCTTGGTTAGTTGAGATGCAAGAAAAATAATCATTTTTGAATCGTTCATACTTTTTCAAATATGATATCTCTCTTGATATATTAGTAGAGACTTATAGATGCGACTTTCAAACATTTGCAATGCAAGAATTATACATCTATTCATGTTTTCGacattatttttcatattttcattAAGCATATATACATTTTCAAGACTGACTAGAATGAAAGCATATGCTCGACAGAAATTATAATAACAAATTTGCTTTGAGGAATAATTAGATCTCCTGCATGGTTTCAAATGCTTGGTTCATGATGAAATTCCAACGTACAACCTTGGAAGGACTGACTCTGGTTACTTCTATGCTTTAAATCATCTCTTTTTGTATATATAATCATCAAGTTATTTCAACACTGGATCCTgatacaaatatttttttggcgTAATATGGTACAATATAAGATTTTCTCCTAACACAAATAAAGGAACTGTGACATATGCAGATACAAAATATCTACATATGTGCAGATATAACAGGTTAAAAATGGATCAACAATTGTTTTATTTAAATGGAAAGTCTGTGTGTTTTGCGTACACGAGTCCATATTAATTCCTTGTAAATTTTTGTTgggttttctttcttccttttgaatCTTGAATgcatttttcttattatttcttAGAAGTATTGTGCGTCATAGTTTATATAAGACAATTTAAGTGCTCTATAAGACCAATTATTTACTCGTCCCttacacttctattcaccataGAATATGTCCTATGAGATTAAAAATACTAAATATCACATAAATGTCTTGCATTGTTTTGTAAAAGTATATAATAGAAACATATACAAGTTACATAGTAATGATATATTTGAGTACATAGCACTGGTTGATTAAATCCATCATTCCAACTTAtatgaaaatcattaaaaaaaatgaagtttttGATATATAACTTGCATATTAAGGTAAATCATGATTCTCATGACTCATAGGATATATATGACAACCAATTCAATCATTTAGGGCATGTTTCAGCTATCCATTGTTGGATTAGGATGCCCATTTGTGCATAATAGCCCATGTCAATCTAATAGCCCCTCCAGCCCGAATcctatggaagaaaaaaaaaagatgatgttCATGTTCTTCTTTCTAGCATGGGGCTTGATATTGTCCTGATAGTTATAATCTGGGACTTTGGACGGGTCAATAGTCCCAATTCTTGTAGGATATTCCTCGAGGAATGGCCAAATAGACCTTTAGAGTTGAtttaatgaaacaatataaaattGAGAAATTTCTAAATTACAATGATTTACGTATCATGTTTTATGAAGTTAATAAACACTCAAACACATAATTTGATCATATTACTTTTGACTATTTTCTGTCCAACTTTTTTGAATGAGTGATGGTTAATAACTAACTCCTACATGGGAACTAATATGCATAAATATAATTACTTTAAAGAAAGAGATTTCCTATTGCTCACATAAGAAAGAGCCAAAATCATTCTGTTCTTCATGGTTAACAAGACtttccatgcatgcatgtacaGCAAAGACTACCCTCCAGCTCTCTTTCCATGCATGACTAAGAATCTTTCTTTGGATTTCTTTTACAATTTTTCAAGATGATTTTAGCAACTAATTCTAAGGATTTCATTGTTTCCAggatttagttttttttttttcatttgggaAAAATGGAGAAGAATAGATCATCCGTGTTTTTTTGGTGAATTTCTCAGATTATAGGGGGCTGGGGAAGATCAGTAATTGTTTCATTGGTTTTTTAGCTAATTAGATTCCTTCCTTTTGAGTGTGTGTGTTTTTTAAGCCGGTTTGGGGGATCTATGGTAGAATAGTGTGAACTTTTATGGCAAATTGAACGTCCGATTCGAGAAATTAAATCTCACCGTGAGAAAATTTTTAGGTTTGTGGCAATAATGGAAGTCATTTGATTGCTGAATTTTGTAACGTTACATGTTGATGGATAGAGCAACAACTTTAGCTAGAATTAGCTTTAGAACCTGGGAGCAAAAATAGATGAAATTTAGTGCTGCTGTTTTTcgtgttcttttcttttcttcttttggcaTAGCTAAAGCCAGAACAATTATTCAGGGTTAGATTTTACTTGTCGATAGAGTTGAAACACAAAATCTTGAATGCAACTACTTGGATATCTGAATTGGAACATCCATTAAAATCTAAGCATTGGCTGCTGCAAACAGCATGCTGGGGTAATCCAAAATCTGAAGATCCGCCATTCGTTTTTTGCATTCATGAGATGAACTATTTTCTGCCTAatattagagagagaaagaaagccgAAAAGGAGTTCACTTTTCCAAGTTTTATTATAACTTTAATCATCAAATCCATTCAATGACATTTACTCGAAACTTGGAACGAAACAGCAAAAGAACCACCTCAGTCTGTTTGCCTCAAAGTTTTGGAGTTATCCATCCTCTTCCCTAAAGGACCATCAGTGCCTGGAAATTGAAATATCCATTTCAATTGAAAGGCCTGCAGAAAGAGGATTGCAACTTTTACAgggaaatgaaataaaaaaaagtaggtACTTGCCCGTAAAACCCTGGAGCTTCTTGTTAAAATCCACTTTGGTTCAGAAAATCTATTATTTCTTGCCTGCAGAAAGGAAACGAGTGGATAACGAACAAACCAGGAATATGCGACCAGGATAATAACTACAATAATCCATTTGGCAGGGAACAGATACATATATAATGGCATGCTCCGACAAGTTTTATATTATGAATATGAATGACGAAGCAAAGTATGGGAACCTGGAGAGAGGATGATTGTCACAGCCCAGGAAAATTCTACCCCGAAACTTATTTTGCATGACGGTAATCAAGAGGGAAGCATCCTCCTGTTAAAAAAAGATCCCTACACTTGGTCTTGGGGACAGAGACAGCGAATATATGAATGTTAGATTTGATTTCAAAGTTCaaaacaatcaagaaaagaatttAAAACAATCAGGCACGAATCAATCCTATAATCCCAATCCTGAAATATGAAACATGCTTAAACtgtttatattttaaattaagaaAACTTACTGTCATAACGTAACAGGAAATTACAGAAAAAATCTGAAAAGAACCATGCaagaaaacaacttctttat includes these proteins:
- the LOC120107515 gene encoding uncharacterized protein LOC120107515, which translates into the protein HSFPPPPPPPPPLLLPDFISVPSSAASAVAVAADPPARPLRARRKHSQGPRGAHKSDTVPPPFSWATTRRATVHSLNHLLSRNIKNIYGDAQCKRCEASQVISYDLVSKFNEVAAFIRARKHWMHDRAPAEWMTPAFPDCRSCGQPNCMRPVVAAKKRSINWLFMLLGQTLGCCTLDQLKYFCKHTKNHRTGAKDRILYLTYLGLCKQLDPAGPFDR